A segment of the Vespula pensylvanica isolate Volc-1 chromosome 9, ASM1446617v1, whole genome shotgun sequence genome:
ACTCTTGACATAACGTTGTTCCTGAGTGAGATACAGAGTTTATAAGGAAcgcttgaaataataatatacccagatacaaataaaaattatatactgcGCAATGGCTTCGCCCATTTATTCACTCTTTAATGCTTAAAATTAACGTAGCTGAGAAATGTATCAAAAATTGCAGAGATCACGGAATTGACCATGCGGTATAAAAATTAGTAAAACTACATTTTTCGGCCATAAAATAGTTTATTCTTTTGTTATCCTCGTTCTCGTTTCGGCACTTGTTACAGTTCTATCAAACTGTAGCcacatttatatctttttagtatcaatagtaaaaataattacacaaGTGAGACGGATAATTTTATAGAGAGCGCGCTTTTTTgaattgttaaattatatgaaacgtttacatataatatttttccctTGTATCTTCtttatgcaaatatttttaaacatattaatataagaatGATGAGAGCCAACAAAATTCAATCTTGGAGAAAATTAAAGTTAAAAGTTTGTAGGAATATTTAAAGACAACCAAATCTTATTTGTTCTGTAATATTTTgccataataaaatttaataaaataaacataaaacgtttattagtatataagatattatgaaaatattgcgAACAAATGAAATGATTTTACCGCATTACTCGGTCATTTTCCGAGTACTCTGAATAAACAACCttaactaaataaattatgGATTAATATATACACCCACACGCGTTTCTGTGCATAGGAcgtcaataaatttttacatttattatataccccctttcttttttatacgttcaaacgtactttataattttttctcggattaatttttttttttttttttttttggcaatattatattcgattcaCGAAGAATATTCACACAATATGAGTAAATTAATTGTTAGCCAGATTTGATGATTAACAATTACAATTCATCGACGtggtttaattaataattttttgtttcatttattttttattgttttattgttatcactactgaaaaaataaacagaatgaGGTATGAGAATTATTCTAAGAAATAATTCGTCGATGAATGACGACAAACGAACTACTTTTGCAGTTAAAATATAACTTGTAGAAGTATTCTCATCGCTTCGATTAAGTTTCCAGTAGCAATAACATTAAAACGATTGCCCAAAATTggtattaataaatgtattaaatttaaacatcgatcttatatatatatatatatgtatacttcctctttttcccctATATAAAAACtagtatatgtaataataataagaaaacggAGAAACCAAAGTGTCGCTAGTTTactaacaaaaacaaaaacacaaAATATAACTTAAGTAGTTCccagaatgaaaataataataataaaaaaaaaaaaaaaaatagaaaaaaaaaataaatgtaaaataaaataaaatgaagaggacaaaagaaaagaaaagagagaaccaTGCTGACTTTTCTTCGCGTTGCTTACTTTGAAAGGCATCTGTGAAATTCTGAATGTTATTAAAGCGATCATGCCCGTTTTACGTTGACGTATTTATTAGAATCGTATCGGTAATGAGAATAGTCGTATCAAAATCTTGGAGACTTGTCGGATACAATTTTTCAAAGTCGACACTTTCGTTGCGCAAcaacggtttttttttttttccgttgaTGAATTACATGCACTACtggaatttaatttaatacacAGGTACAAAGATCACCCActcaataacaaaaattacaatCTATCACGTATCATATAAGATACGTGATTTAAGGAGGAACATAGATGTATGTAAAAAGAGGGGGAGAATAAGGAAAATTATAAAGCAAAGattcttttataaagaataataaactcATGCTTGCGAATTACTTAGTTTCGTTGAGCGAATGTAAGGATATtctagaaagaaggaaaacaaataaGCGCGAAGAGgacaacgagaaagagagaacagttATTGATCCTTCGTCGAAGAAGTATACGTGACTATGGCttgttgtttctcttcttgtgTTTGATCCTTGTCGCCCCAACCCCAAACATCGTGGGTACCATCACCACTTTTGAGTACGCGCGCTTTCACCATATCTTTCGCGACACTTTTTAGGTCATAAGCCCAACCTATTTTCGCAAAGAAGTCGATGAACGCGGTCGTGATATTAAACCTGTAATTACCCAATTCGCTAGTTTTGTAATCCCATGGAAATACGTGATGATAATTGTGCCAGCCTTCGCCTAACGCCATCATTGCTACTCCTTTGTTTTCCGAGGGATTGATGTATCTATAAAGAACAATTTCAACATTTACAAAACCATTCGTTAGAATTAACCATCTTATGTCGATNNNNNNNNNNNNNNNNNNNNNNNNNNNNNNNNNNNNNNNNNNNNNNNNNNNNNNNNNNNNNNNNNNNNNNNNNNNNNNNNNNNNNNNNNNNNNNNNNNNNAACATTTACAAAACCATTCGTTAGAATTAACCATCTTATGTCGATCCATCGGTTCTAACTAACTTGTCGTAAGGTTTATTGCCGAAAAGATGTGCGGCGGAGTTCACTAGCCACGTCGTATTTAAGGTGTAGACGTAACGAAATACTACGGGGACGAAGTAAGCATTGAGGAAGGTCTCGTTCCAGAAATACATGGGTATTAAGCTTGGTAGGACGAAACACATCATAGGCATCAAAAGGAAATAGTATCTGAAACATTAGTTTCCTTACAAAAACTGTTCCCTTAATTTACATTCTCGTATCtcgtataaatgtaaaatatatcaaaaatactCTAAGAGAGGCCATACTTCTTTTGAAAGGCGATGATGGGATCACTTTTAAGATCGCTCATGTCGATTCCTTTACCCTTCTGCTTAACTTCTGGATGTTTCCTGAGCAGCAACCAACCTAcgtgagagaagaagaatccCCTTTTGGCGTTATGCGGATCCGCATCAGTTTCACTGTATTTATGATGAACCCTGTGGTCCCTTGCCCAATCGATAGCCGCATCCTGCCGCAAAaggaaatcaatttttaatcatttttatcgaacgatggTTGTTTGATTAAACCGAATAgatattagtttattattattgatatatttctttgacgGTCGGTTGATACGTAGCGAAAGATTTTAAATGCATACGAATAAATGTTACGTTatgttaattaatcgatcaatcttattcgcgataaaataatatcgtcgtGATGATATAATTCGTAGAAACTCATTTGTAGTAACATATAAGAAATCtatgaaataaacgaatagatTATCTCTCATACCTGAAAGGCTATggtattgaatataataagaattaatcgAAGTTGCCACTTTGCTTTGTAAGATCTGTGCGCCCATAATCTATGTGCTCCTGCTGTGATACCAAAACCTGAGCACATGCCAAGTAAGATACCTAAAaaacgaatattaatatttttgtatttttatttaaattattaatatatatatatatatatatatatatatatatatatacattaacatgtattttttgattgaaattcataaatgtattaaaatcgttttacaaaatcgttaaaatattccTATCGATTTGCTGGATATGTTATTCGTGACATACAATCTTTTTGATTCTATTAatgtcatatataatattatgaataatcgaaaatacgCTGAAAAAAATGGGAGAGAAAAGGTGTGTGTGCGTTACTTACCAAAAAGCGTTGTTAACAATTTCGCGGATGTGAGCGTAAGATAGATACCATAAATAGCACCGATGTGTAAACTACTCAATATCATGACATTTCTCCAAACGATACGtctcttatatatttctttttctttggataATTCGATTGCATGAtcatcgatcttttctctttcgtagaGAACTTCCATTGAGCTGCATGTGATATTCGATAGCATGTTtcaatttattcttaatagaaaagaaaatagatagaaattaaaaaaagaaagaaaaataagaaagattaaatataataaataaatatcgaacgaaactatctttttaaacaattgaatatttcaatatatgacgtgcataatatattaataattttttttcctcattctctctgtcattttaaaatattgtcATCCGAcaacattataaaatataattggataattatatttcttagttttcttttcgtcgtgcatcatataataaatatattataatttaacataCTACGAAATCTCATTAtcagtattaaaaaatgaaacaataagtgattattaataacaaataataagtgcaataacaaataataaaattgtttaataatctatgaaattatataagagttataataaatcaattatgcGAGCCACTTGAAATTATAGAATCGATTGTGTATACAATCGATTGATATGTGTTTCATAGTAATGATGTGgaatatgaaatattcgtataagatatataaatgttttactCACATGTACTACAATACTGATGAATATATATGCCTTTAAATTTCTAAAACGCCCGCATAACTATTAcgttagaagagaaaaagaatgaagaaataaaagataagaataatacaaggttcaaatattatttacggaCGTACATTGTTTTGTACATACGCACAAACGaagattatttttccattctaTAATCGCAAATACTTTTCAGAAtttaagaatagaaaagaaaaaaggaattttttctCAATGATTTTCGACGAAGTAATAAATCTCCAATAGAAAACGATTTTTACTAAATGCCGATCAATCGATATGCTAAGAGAAATTCGTTTCACTTGTCGACAGACAAAggaatttagaaaatatatataacacagtTATCTTTTCGTATATATGATTACGTATGTAGAATGAACGTAatttgaaattgttaaaaagaaagaaagaaagaaatttaaaaatgcgcattataaataatgaatattcatcgaaataattgataattgagAAACATTACGACAACTTCATTAGATAAATAAGTGTATTTTGTATTTGATAATACtacaaaatacatttttatgaatttacaCGAATATATGGATACTTGTCAAATTTTTTACAACAAAAGGATTATTAGCCTATtgtcttctatctctctctctctctctctctctctctctctctctctctctctctctctctctctctctcatcttgcTTCAAggaattttgtaaatttttaatatcgcaaagataattataataaattacctCGTAAGTTGGATAAATTCCAGAAGGTATTATAGGTAGTGTGgttgaacgaataaaatacaatCCTTAGTTTTATTACTTTACTGGGATTTCTTGATCCTTCTTGATCCTACTCTTCTACTGTGATATTCACGAGTATCGACGATCATTTTTCACCTCTGCTTTCTCCCACTCAAttctttgagaaaaaagaagaaagaaaaatagagagaaaaagagaaacgatcgaattgtCTTACGTAGTGTTTTTTGATCGACCGAACATAAAATTCGTCtacgtattaaaatataaaaacattccTTTCGATTTAactgatttaaaaatataagaaaatgagaatctgctaatacaatttttattttataacccGATAAActattcaataatattattctattatactatttcatataattaactaacattattttataataaagatatataacttTGAATCGATAAATATGAAACGAGCAGAAGCGTATAATAGCATGTAAATCTAATCGGACGTAGTGCTGACTCAGCGAACTACATGTGAAGGAAAGaacaattattgaaaataaacgatgaaTTTCAACTTTGATTCTACTTCCTTTGCACGTAGCGATGACTTTATAAATCACTTGACATGATCATATACAGACatgtattttcttcgataaattaatcgaagataaatcaatgaaaatttcattgaataaaaTACAAGTTCttcttagatattttttccttatagTTCATACATTTGTTGATATGATAAATGACagtgaaaaatcaaataaaattgaatagtTGTCTttgagatttttatttttacggaGTCCTTCGTACAACGGGCTCGTTACCACAGGCTATTATCAAAAGTATTATCAAACTGATAAAATTCCGTGTTATAGTGATAAGTCATTCttgtagaattattttatgaattactTCACGAGTTCACttttcgataaagaagaaattaagaaagcTCCATTATCAATATCGTGATTTCTGCAATTTCTGATAGACTTATCAATTCCTTATCGTTGTCATTGATGTACATAATTGTAGATTATACATAATCATTAATTCTTATAAGTGTAGATACAGGAAACAACCCTTTATCGACCAATCTTTTGAAAGAGTACTTGAAATAgcgacatttttttaattctttgcaCTGCATGAGCACTGCTATGTCGACAAACGTAATACgaagtataattaattcttttactcctacatatttaagaattataaaatttctgtaAAGGAATCTTGAAGATAATACATTATGTCACAAAATTGTCTGAAGCGTAGAATTAAATCTTCCAttcaatacaaatttattttcaagtatacttatgtaatttgtaattattttagaaaatctaataaaaaaagaaacagatatttcggaataaaaaatatttccttttattaaatagatatgtgtatatattctaacaataaaattatgaatgacattgttttatttagagcatgattaattattgcaaacatcaataatttaaagaaattttcttatgtaattaattccttaacatttaattcatatagatcgtataaatttatgaaatacaaattcctctttatattaatgaaagaaacgaaggttATCTCGTTCAGCTTCTTCTTCGCTTAGCTTCTGCAATTCAATTATGGCTTCTGTTAATGATATCTTTTTACTTCCCAAgtcttgaataatttttctgaTATCTTCCGTCGACGATGTTTTAAGATTTTTCACTATACCGAGATTACgccaaattttaataattagagTACCACATCCTCTATTGTATTTGCCAAATTCCGAACTTTTCCAATCCCAAGGAagaagataatgataatttaacCAATAAGATTTGGTAatgtaaaatatcgaattgtCATCGACTGGATATCTGTAAaacatcgattaattttttgttattattagtatatataaatgatatataaatacaagcACATTCAAACATCGGACGAACATAATAAAGGAAATCATTATAAACGGGTATATATTGAAGATAGGAGTCACACCTCTAACTCacattattctattttaaagatttctattttaaattagATCCTCTCAAGAtactccctttttttccttggATTCGAACGAGCCCGTTTTTTTATactctatataataatatttgtcgaTATTCGAATCTATCCCCTTATTTGATTCACATAATCGCATTGTAAAtatgtcataaaaaaaataattaaaaaggagaaattacataaatataagataagaCAATACTAATTCTACAATTTTTTCGTagctatatataatacttatcataaaacagagaaaaaagagagaaaccaTTATCTTAACATtcgaaagtttatatataagatcataaatattacaagAACGATAACTTTCTATTTGATAAGATGACTTATAAATTAACGAGTACTTAAATTCAATTAGTACGTATACCATCGTAATCAATCATAACAGTACCGTGACTCTTcggtattttaaaaaaaaacatgtaaagtaatcgaataatatatagaatagatATTAACTTGTCTCCTCGTTTAAGACCCCACACCAAAATGGCGCTGTTCACCATCCTAGATACGCTAGAGTTTATAAGCAATCGCAAAAATCCCATAATACAGATAGAATTTAGAAGAGTCTCATTCCAATATTCCATAGGTATGGAAATAGATATTAGATACGTTATCGGTATGATCATAAACCaataaaatctaaaaagaaacattaacgTTTAGACGTAACAAATAATCATcgttattagtaataatatatataaagtaagtaaataaataaataaagcgaCGCTTACAATTTCTGAATCATAATGCAAGTATCATTATCGATGTCTCGCATGTCTACTATCCTTGCCAATTCATCTTTGTCCAAATTTGAATTCATCATGTTGCTGAAAAGGTAACTATACCAAAATCCTTTATTACTACAATAGGGATCTTTATCAGTACCATAGTATTTATGATGTATCCTGTGATAATGAACCCAATTGTACAAAGGGCCctgtagaaataaaagtaatatttagaaatagaatagaatagaaataaaaataatatgtagaaataaaaataatattttgatgcCAActttagaatcttttttttttttcttcttctttatttcttatttctttttttatttttcactgaTACTTACCACACCGGCAATGGTATGAGCTatgaggaaaaaatatttaagaggTTTTAGTGCTTCAAACGCTCTATGTGCATAATGTCTGTGGGCGCCTATGGTTATTCCAAGACAATTGATCGATATGACAAAAATAACTGAAATCGTTTAcgaattcattatattttcaagatatttttattccatatatacttatagatataaatagaaaataacattGAAACTTATTTAGGTTcgataatgaatataaaataattggattaattaatgataataatatcaatgtgatattatttaatatattattataatttatgatattatttcctgtttataaaaaagatgttaGTGAAACATACCAAATAGCACTGTCATCCATTTCGCTTCGAAAAGCAACAGCCAAAATCCATAGATACCAATTAAATGAATGTGAATATACCATAACACGAGAAACCAATTTAATTCttgatttttcgaaatatttgtatCCTCATTTGTTGACATTCTGTCGTTAatcaatcaaaaattaatagtatatatttatatatgtaatgtgtaataagatatttttattttaatcaataagaatgtatattgattttttcgtttcgcgaAAATAGACAATCGTTTGGTTTTTTAATAGAGAacacattaaaataaaaaagaaaaaatacaaaaattacataaagaagaagaaaaaagacgattaTCGTAGTTGAAAGATCATTCGAACCGTTGGAAGTTTCGGAAGAGACTGAAATCATCGGAAACAATTCAGCATAAGCTTATGTTAATTAATCTTGTATATTCGACCACTACCTTAATTCTCGTGTCACTTCCTTCATTTCGAAATCATATCGTGATTGTGCTAAAATACCTCACTGAAAAGTATTTCAAAGAAACGATGACCTTTGtcctcttttgtatttttatattttatataaatagaatatgtttttattgtaagatttcataaatattaaacatgtATCTTCATTAGCATTTACTTCATTAGCATgtactatattaatataataagtaaCTGTACAATGATTTAATAGTATCACAATactgaaataaaaacgaagttCTTCTATTCATGCTGgaacaaaaattcaaaaatcaaaaagaagtatcgaataaaagtattatcgatgtatatatatatacacatacgcctatacatatatatacttcttgtagatttatacaaaattatcaaaaatctGTAATGTAAGTTCCATATATTTTAAGATAGTGATCATCagtaacaataaattattagttcGAGGCAGATTTcacgataatttatatattaaaatgcgTATCCACTTGTTGCATATTTTAGTATCATTATTACAAATCATTCTTGCGTAGAAAAACAGAGGATACAATTTGTCCTTTGTCTATccatattgatatataacgGAGATGTGATATGAGAATACGCAACAAGTGGATATGCACCTTTAGAATTCACACAAGTATCGGTTACTATGAATGCTTATGTTTCATATTTCATAGTGAATGCCACTCATGGAagtattacaataataaaatggaaTCTAATTATCGTAACAAAATCTATCAAACTTATTTTACTCACTTATTTTACTATCAAacttattttatcaataaataaatgatttattttgatttcatttataaataatggaattaaaatcataatcatttgttttgtttttttttttttcaaacaagttataaaaaatacgattcgtgaatatattattataattacatatatatcgcatatatatatatatatatataaataatatatatattattcgtgtacttatatcttatagaaatcgtatatatattgtttcattatgtatgtatcaaatctttaaacgttagaaaaaaaaaaactactaTGGAAAATCTACCGTGAAAACTTGGCTattgaaaaatctattttttattttattcattatttattaagctAATGGTCTTATGACAAATAAATcagaataatattcttttaacaaAAGTAACATACGACATCCGTTGCATTTCTATTACAAAACGTATATCCATACAATCggaaataacaacaaaaatgaataatactttattaaaaCTAACGTATTTTTGTGCTCCTACTTGGAAATACATAGTATGTATTaaatcaaaacaaaacaaaaaaaaaacgaaagagcgTAAAAATagctttttgttttctttttttcgttttattcctttttaccTCATTGTTATACTCATATATCTCATTGcacgaaattatatttatgctTCCAATTAATAACGCAAGAGCGTGTTCTTTGCTATTCCAtggttataaaattattatataaacctaagatagttttatttttctagaaaatataaaaaagacggCAGGATTATAATAAGAACGACGACAAAGATTTTGCTGTATCGTGCGCCGGGcatattatacgataataaaagaggaactacttatttataaaaattttttatccatCGTTTCTAATTCTTGAAGATCTTCTTTAGAGATATCCACATCTCCATAACCCCAAACATGACTACCATCACCAGATTTATTAGCCCTTCGCCGTACCATTTCTGGCGAGACGTATTTCCGATCATAAGCCCAACCAATACGAGCGAAAGCGTCGATGAATCCAGTCGTtatattgaaagaataatCACCAAGTTCTCCGGTCTTGTAATCCCATGGGAACACGTGATGATAATTGTGCCAGCCTTCTCCAAGTGCTGCTATGGAGACCGCAATGTTTTCAACTGGTGAGATAT
Coding sequences within it:
- the LOC122632016 gene encoding acyl-CoA Delta-9 desaturase-like, with translation MLSNITCSSMEVLYEREKIDDHAIELSKEKEIYKRRIVWRNVMILSSLHIGAIYGIYLTLTSAKLLTTLFGILLGMCSGFGITAGAHRLWAHRSYKAKWQLRLILIIFNTIAFQDAAIDWARDHRVHHKYSETDADPHNAKRGFFFSHVGWLLLRKHPEVKQKGKGIDMSDLKSDPIIAFQKKYYFLLMPMMCFVLPSLIPMYFWNETFLNAYFVPVVFRYVYTLNTTWLVNSAAHLFGNKPYDKYINPSENKGVAMMALGEGWHNYHHVFPWDYKTSELGNYRFNITTAFIDFFAKIGWAYDLKSVAKDMVKARVLKSGDGTHDVWGWGDKDQTQEEKQQAIVTYTSSTKDQ
- the LOC122632017 gene encoding acyl-CoA Delta-12 desaturase, with protein sequence MSTNEDTNISKNQELNWFLVLWYIHIHLIGIYGFWLLLFEAKWMTVLFVIFVISINCLGITIGAHRHYAHRAFEALKPLKYFFLIAHTIAGVGPLYNWVHYHRIHHKYYGTDKDPYCSNKGFWYSYLFSNMMNSNLDKDELARIVDMRDIDNDTCIMIQKLFYWFMIIPITYLISISIPMEYWNETLLNSICIMGFLRLLINSSVSRMVNSAILVWGLKRGDKYPVDDNSIFYITKSYWLNYHYLLPWDWKSSEFGKYNRGCGTLIIKIWRNLGIVKNLKTSSTEDIRKIIQDLGSKKISLTEAIIELQKLSEEEAERDNLRFFH